The following are from one region of the Bacteroidales bacterium genome:
- a CDS encoding SAM-dependent methyltransferase, with protein MNSTGILYLIPTPLGNQIQSFFYDSYYIEIISSCRHFIVEEVKTTRRFLRKIIPQFPIDDCQFLVFNEHSLKHHLTLFIDPLKKGFNVCMLSEAGCPAIADPGYPIILEAHRQKIKVSPLVGPSSIILALMASGLPAQQFKFNGYLPVKAEPLKNKLKTLEHQSFHENISQVFIETPYRNQNLFNEIIQVCNPNSLLCIASNITQPNEYIQTLSISQWHENRWVAEKNPTIFILFSGKL; from the coding sequence ATGAACTCAACCGGTATCTTATATTTAATACCAACTCCCTTGGGTAATCAAATACAATCTTTTTTTTACGATTCATATTACATTGAAATTATTTCATCCTGCAGACATTTTATTGTCGAAGAAGTTAAAACTACGCGTCGTTTTTTAAGAAAAATCATACCCCAATTTCCTATTGACGATTGTCAATTTTTAGTTTTCAACGAACACAGTTTAAAGCATCATTTAACCCTCTTTATTGACCCACTAAAAAAAGGATTTAATGTGTGTATGCTTTCAGAGGCAGGCTGCCCTGCAATAGCCGACCCTGGCTACCCTATTATTCTTGAAGCTCATCGACAAAAAATAAAAGTAAGCCCATTAGTAGGTCCATCGAGCATTATTTTAGCACTCATGGCTTCGGGCTTACCTGCTCAACAGTTCAAGTTTAACGGCTATTTACCCGTTAAAGCCGAACCATTAAAAAACAAACTAAAAACACTCGAACATCAATCATTTCACGAAAATATTAGTCAAGTATTCATTGAAACACCTTACCGTAATCAAAATCTTTTTAACGAAATTATTCAAGTTTGCAACCCCAATTCATTACTATGTATTGCCTCTAATATTACCCAACCCAATGAATACATCCAAACTCTATCTATATCACAATGGCATGAAAATAGATGGGTCGCCGAAAAAAATCCTACTATTTTTATCTTATTTTCGGGTAAACTATGA